The following are from one region of the Muntiacus reevesi chromosome 3, mMunRee1.1, whole genome shotgun sequence genome:
- the LOC136162704 gene encoding olfactory receptor 1L8-like: protein MERLNQTSSVSEFILLGLSSRPEDQKPLFILFLIVYLVTITGNVLIILAIHADPQLHTPMYFFLSFLSFIDIWYTTTIVPRMLVNFLSEKKTISYAGCLTQMYFTYALGNTDSYLLAAMAYDRYVAICDPFHYVTIMSYHTCVLLVAFSCSLPHFHSLLHILLLNQLTFCNSNVVHHFFCDINPLLKLSCSSIFVNDLIIKTEGLVFWVTPFLCIVFSYVRILIAVLKIPSAAGKRKAFSTCGSHFTVVILFYGSIFYVYLQPLSSYTVRDRVATLVYTVLSSMLNPFIYSLRNKDMKRGLRKLMGRRKS from the coding sequence ATGGAAAGACTCAACCAAACCAGCAGTGTCTCTGAGTTCATCCTCCTGGGACTTTCCTCACGGCCGGAGGACCAGAAACCACTCTTTATCCTCTTCCTCATCGTATACCTGGTGACCATAACAGGGAATGtgctcatcatcctggccatCCACGCTGATCCCCAACTGCAcacccccatgtatttcttcttgagtttCCTATCTTTCATTGACATTTGGTATACAACAACCATTGTCCCCAGGATGCTGGTGAACTTCTTGTCGGAGAAGAAGACCATCTCCTATGCTGGATGTCTGACCCAgatgtattttacatatgcttTGGGAAACACTGATAGTTATCTTTTGGcagccatggcctatgaccgctacgtggccatttGTGATCCCTTTCACTATGTCACTATCATGAGCTACCACACCTGTGTCCTGCTGGTGGCCTTCTCCTGCTCATTGCCTCACTTTCACTCACTCCTACACATACTTTTGCTGAATCAGCTCACCTTCTGCAACTCCAATGTTGTccaccacttcttctgtgacatcAACCCTCTGCTGAAATTGTCCTGCTCTTCCATATTTGTCAATGATCTCATAATAAAGACAGAAGGACTGGTGTTTTGGGTGACCCCCTTCCTATGCATTGTTTTCTCATATGTGCGAATCCTCATAGCAGTTCTCAAGATCCCCTCAGCTGCAGGGAAAcgcaaagccttctccacctgtggctcccacttTACTGTGGTGATCCTGTTTTATGGAAGCATCTTCTATGTCTATTTACAGCCCTTGTCCAGCTACACTGTTCGGGACCGAGTGGCTACACTTGTCTACACGGTTCTGTCCTCCATGCTCAACCCTTTCATTTACAGTTTGAGAaacaaagacatgaagaggggCCTGAGGAAGCTGATGGGCAGGAGGAAATCCTAG